In Lautropia mirabilis, one DNA window encodes the following:
- a CDS encoding exodeoxyribonuclease VII small subunit yields the protein MKVAARADGAPSLRSGQDVPDPSESFDQSMQELEALIEQMENGRLPLEASLSAYERGVTLLKRCRDKLAAVTQQVEVLEAGLLVPYEAPEEAGSETGDAEDGTMNTGAVAPRTRAKGRGE from the coding sequence ATGAAAGTTGCCGCCCGTGCGGACGGGGCTCCGTCGTTGCGTTCCGGTCAGGATGTTCCGGATCCGTCGGAGAGCTTCGACCAGTCGATGCAGGAGCTGGAGGCACTGATCGAACAGATGGAGAACGGCCGTCTGCCGCTGGAAGCGTCGCTGTCGGCCTACGAGCGCGGCGTGACGCTGCTCAAGCGCTGCCGCGACAAGCTGGCGGCGGTCACGCAGCAGGTCGAGGTGCTGGAGGCCGGCCTGCTGGTGCCCTACGAGGCGCCGGAAGAGGCCGGGAGCGAGACCGGTGACGCCGAGGACGGCACCATGAACACCGGGGCGGTTGCCCCGAGAACTCGGGCGAAGGGGCGCGGAGAATGA